A single genomic interval of Bradyrhizobium japonicum USDA 6 harbors:
- a CDS encoding outer membrane protein has protein sequence MKTILLGAVALLALAAPAAAADMQPRTYTKAPVYTPPQVIYNWTGFYIGGHVGGAFAGDSSFQSSDARFLGGVQGGFDYQFAPNWVVGIEAQYSWLPTNNNGVTFPLGTQVTSNTDQLGSVTGRIGYTWGPALVYAKGGYAWRNGGLGVNVAGVAQPFTATGNNKDGYTVGAGLEYMFAPSWSAKAEYQYYNFGSTTFTSGPADVVGVRGREDEHTVKVGVNYRFGWGGPAASRY, from the coding sequence ATGAAGACGATTTTGCTGGGCGCCGTTGCTCTGCTGGCGCTGGCTGCACCGGCCGCCGCGGCCGACATGCAGCCGCGCACCTATACCAAGGCGCCCGTCTATACGCCGCCGCAGGTGATCTACAACTGGACCGGTTTCTACATCGGCGGCCATGTCGGCGGCGCGTTCGCCGGTGACAGCAGCTTCCAGTCGAGCGACGCCCGTTTCCTGGGCGGCGTGCAGGGCGGCTTCGATTACCAGTTCGCGCCCAATTGGGTGGTGGGCATCGAGGCCCAGTACTCCTGGCTGCCGACCAACAACAACGGTGTGACGTTCCCGCTGGGGACGCAGGTGACGTCGAACACCGACCAGCTGGGGTCGGTGACCGGCCGCATCGGCTACACTTGGGGACCGGCGCTGGTCTATGCCAAGGGCGGTTACGCTTGGCGTAATGGTGGCCTCGGCGTCAATGTCGCCGGCGTGGCGCAGCCCTTCACCGCCACTGGCAACAACAAGGACGGCTATACCGTCGGTGCCGGCCTCGAATACATGTTCGCACCGAGCTGGTCGGCCAAGGCCGAGTACCAGTACTACAACTTTGGCAGCACGACCTTCACCTCCGGTCCGGCCGACGTCGTCGGCGTCCGGGGCCGGGAGGACGAGCATACGGTCAAGGTCGGTGTGAACTACCGCTTCGGCTGGGGCGGACCGGCAGCCTCGCGCTACTGA
- a CDS encoding DUF6719 family protein yields the protein MRIFVSAVVLSCFISLPCAAQTILKSEPLMLAPYEVAFVKDASCPSGKVLKVTGAIRGLHRRKACVALAGEQASLATATP from the coding sequence ATGCGTATCTTTGTGTCGGCAGTAGTGCTCTCGTGCTTCATCTCCCTGCCGTGTGCTGCACAGACAATCCTCAAGTCCGAGCCTCTGATGCTGGCACCCTATGAGGTGGCCTTCGTCAAGGACGCTTCCTGCCCATCCGGCAAGGTGCTGAAGGTAACAGGCGCGATCCGGGGGCTGCACCGTCGCAAGGCCTGCGTGGCGCTGGCGGGCGAGCAGGCCTCGCTGGCGACCGCGACCCCCTGA
- a CDS encoding methyl-accepting chemotaxis protein: MSFLNNLKIVWKVALIVAVMGCAMLAVAGFAARELSATVDGFAELSASQSSALNLTRAQRRAETYHAALYAVFTEATEAGNAGRLKIANQNRSEIGQYLDAAVQDDPSRASQVKSIGDQLKAAFASCDPVLQAGAQASGVEENAKAAERAHKECDPVLDAALARIVQFVTESAQVVSNRKEAINRDARSATWTVIGVSAGGLIVGIAIALFIGLNAMSRPIARLKLAMEGLARNDLKTEVPEKDRSDEIGDMARTVEVFKTNALEVERLKAAQLDIEKQAAEQRRRDMVNLADGFERAVGEIIETVGSASTELEASSSTLATTAQRAQELTSVVAVASGEATGNVQSVATATEELSSSVNEISRQVQESARMAGEAVTQARTTTERVSELSIAATRIGDVVELINTIAGQTNLLALNATIEAARAGEAGRGFAVVASEVKTLAEQTAKATGEISQQISGIQTATQESVNAIRDISATIERLSEVSSTIAAAVEEQGAATQEISRNVQQAAHGTQQVSTNITDVQRGAAETGSASSQVLSTAKMLATDSNRLKDEVGKFLRTVRAA; the protein is encoded by the coding sequence ATGAGCTTTTTGAACAATCTGAAAATCGTGTGGAAGGTCGCACTGATTGTGGCGGTGATGGGATGCGCCATGCTTGCCGTCGCCGGGTTCGCGGCGCGCGAACTTTCCGCGACCGTCGACGGATTTGCCGAACTCTCCGCCTCGCAATCCTCCGCGCTCAACCTGACGCGCGCCCAGCGCCGCGCCGAGACCTACCATGCGGCGCTCTATGCGGTCTTCACCGAAGCGACGGAAGCAGGCAACGCTGGCCGTCTCAAGATCGCGAACCAGAACCGCAGCGAAATCGGCCAGTATCTCGATGCGGCCGTGCAGGACGACCCGTCGCGCGCCAGCCAGGTCAAGAGCATCGGGGACCAGCTGAAGGCCGCGTTCGCCAGCTGCGATCCGGTACTCCAGGCCGGCGCGCAGGCAAGCGGCGTGGAGGAGAACGCCAAGGCCGCCGAACGTGCGCACAAGGAGTGCGATCCGGTGCTGGACGCGGCCCTCGCACGCATCGTCCAGTTCGTGACCGAGTCCGCACAGGTGGTCAGCAACCGCAAGGAAGCCATCAACCGCGACGCGAGGTCCGCGACCTGGACCGTGATCGGCGTCAGCGCCGGCGGCCTGATCGTCGGCATCGCGATCGCGCTGTTCATCGGCCTCAATGCGATGTCCCGGCCGATCGCCCGGCTCAAGCTCGCCATGGAGGGTCTCGCCCGCAACGATCTCAAGACCGAGGTGCCCGAGAAGGACCGGAGCGACGAGATCGGCGACATGGCCAGGACCGTCGAAGTGTTCAAGACCAATGCGCTCGAGGTCGAACGCCTCAAGGCTGCGCAGCTCGATATCGAGAAGCAGGCTGCCGAGCAACGCCGCCGTGACATGGTCAACCTGGCCGACGGCTTCGAACGTGCGGTCGGCGAGATCATCGAGACGGTGGGCTCGGCGTCCACCGAGCTCGAAGCGTCGTCCTCGACGCTGGCCACCACCGCGCAGCGCGCGCAGGAACTGACCTCGGTGGTCGCGGTCGCCTCGGGTGAAGCCACCGGCAACGTGCAGTCGGTTGCGACCGCGACGGAGGAGCTGTCGTCCTCGGTCAACGAGATCAGCCGGCAGGTGCAGGAATCCGCGCGGATGGCGGGCGAGGCCGTCACCCAGGCGCGCACCACGACCGAGCGGGTCAGCGAGCTCTCGATCGCGGCGACGCGGATCGGCGATGTCGTCGAGCTGATCAACACCATTGCCGGCCAGACCAACTTGCTGGCGCTGAACGCCACGATCGAGGCGGCTCGTGCCGGCGAGGCCGGCCGCGGCTTCGCGGTCGTCGCCTCCGAGGTGAAGACGCTGGCCGAGCAGACCGCGAAAGCGACCGGCGAGATCAGCCAGCAGATTTCCGGCATCCAGACCGCGACCCAGGAATCCGTCAACGCGATCCGCGACATTTCCGCGACGATCGAGCGGCTATCGGAGGTGTCGTCGACCATTGCCGCGGCGGTCGAGGAGCAGGGCGCCGCGACCCAGGAGATCTCGCGCAACGTGCAGCAGGCCGCTCACGGCACCCAGCAGGTCTCCACCAACATCACCGACGTGCAGCGCGGCGCGGCCGAGACCGGCTCGGCGTCCTCGCAGGTGCTTTCGACCGCAAAGATGCTGGCGACCGACAGCAACCGGCTGAAGGACGAAGTCGGAAAATTCTTGCGGACCGTGCGCGCGGCGTAG
- a CDS encoding dienelactone hydrolase family protein — protein sequence MITRRTAMTGIAALLTSMSAHGAPGEQFSVTSGNDSLPVSRYAATVAGKRPAVIVLHGSRGIELRLRAYERYADALSAKGIDVYFLRYMTPADTAALTPKSSTHESRNAYDTARFDDWADTVSATATAILGRSDSSGRIGLLGFSLGGYVAADTAARDTRIVALAVLYGGMPDAMAAKVKHLPPLIALHGEADRNVPVAKGRQLVALGKSVGAEAEFVPYPGKAHGFDFSDTDPMTSDAIDRVTRFFQPRLAA from the coding sequence ATGATTACCCGACGAACGGCCATGACCGGCATCGCCGCGCTGCTGACGTCTATGTCTGCACACGGTGCACCAGGCGAACAGTTCAGCGTCACCTCCGGCAATGACAGCCTGCCTGTATCACGTTACGCGGCGACGGTGGCCGGGAAGCGCCCTGCCGTGATCGTGCTGCACGGGTCCCGCGGCATCGAGCTTAGGCTCCGCGCCTACGAGCGATATGCCGATGCGCTGTCCGCCAAGGGCATCGACGTCTATTTTCTCCGCTATATGACACCGGCTGATACGGCCGCGCTGACGCCGAAGTCCAGCACGCATGAGAGCCGCAATGCCTATGACACGGCGCGGTTCGACGATTGGGCCGACACGGTCTCCGCCACCGCGACGGCTATCCTGGGCCGGTCCGACAGTTCCGGGCGCATCGGCCTGCTCGGCTTCTCGCTGGGCGGCTACGTCGCCGCCGACACCGCCGCGCGGGACACGCGCATCGTCGCGCTCGCGGTGCTCTATGGCGGCATGCCCGACGCCATGGCCGCCAAGGTCAAGCATCTGCCGCCCCTGATCGCATTGCATGGCGAGGCGGACAGGAATGTGCCGGTCGCGAAGGGACGGCAACTGGTCGCGCTCGGCAAGTCGGTCGGCGCCGAGGCCGAATTCGTGCCCTATCCAGGCAAAGCCCACGGCTTTGATTTCTCCGACACCGACCCGATGACATCCGATGCGATCGATCGTGTCACACGGTTCTTCCAGCCAAGGCTCGCCGCCTGA
- a CDS encoding class I SAM-dependent methyltransferase: MIANRPPVLAHERFVADRENFAGLDLAARFERIERTNLWGAATSVSGLGSEDPATAAIREELPPLLQRLGARSLLDAPCGDAGWIGRIKLDLDYTGIDIVPSLIETNRRRVAGGGLSGRFLVADVTCDALPRADVILCRDCLVHLSFDNIARAVARFAESGAGFVLVTTFPEWDENRDCADGDWRALNMEKAPFNWPSPRALINERCEEGGGGWRDKSLGLWPLDELPDRIRMATAM, encoded by the coding sequence ATGATCGCCAATCGTCCACCCGTCCTCGCCCATGAGCGCTTCGTTGCGGACCGCGAGAACTTTGCCGGCCTCGATCTCGCCGCCCGGTTCGAGCGGATCGAGCGGACCAACCTGTGGGGCGCGGCCACATCCGTCTCGGGCCTCGGCTCGGAGGACCCGGCGACCGCCGCGATCCGGGAGGAGCTTCCTCCCCTGCTGCAACGGCTCGGCGCGCGCTCGCTGCTCGATGCGCCGTGCGGCGATGCCGGCTGGATCGGCCGCATCAAGCTCGACCTCGACTATACCGGCATCGACATCGTGCCGTCGCTGATCGAGACCAATCGCCGGCGTGTGGCCGGCGGCGGGTTGTCCGGCCGGTTTCTCGTTGCCGACGTCACGTGCGATGCGCTGCCGCGTGCGGATGTCATCCTGTGCCGGGACTGCCTGGTTCATTTGAGCTTCGACAACATCGCCCGCGCCGTTGCGCGCTTTGCTGAGAGCGGCGCGGGCTTCGTGCTGGTCACGACATTTCCCGAATGGGATGAAAATCGCGATTGCGCGGATGGCGATTGGCGCGCGCTGAACATGGAGAAGGCACCATTCAACTGGCCGTCGCCGCGCGCGCTGATCAACGAGCGTTGCGAGGAGGGCGGCGGCGGCTGGCGCGACAAGAGCCTCGGGCTTTGGCCGCTGGATGAATTGCCCGATCGTATCCGCATGGCCACGGCGATGTGA
- a CDS encoding outer membrane protein assembly factor BamB family protein, protein MRPSFVVAALLIWCSAPALAQQDGAALYATHCAQCHDAGDAQNRAPARGAMQAMSFDHVLGTLTSGSMAAMAKERSDDERRAIAAFVTGKTAINSASDGQGRCTQQISGFPQPLDGPRWNGWGVDLNNSRFQPADMAGLTAAQVPRLRLKWAYAFPGASVSFAPPTIVGGLLFIGGTDRKVHALDARTGCTLWTFAIDAAVRAAITVAPLPGSDQFAIFFGDLRANAYAVNALTGALIWKTKVEEHPAARITGAPVLHSGVLYVPVSSLEEAAGSQASYECCTFRGSVVALEAATGKPVWQAYTIPEVPHPTDKNAKGVQLFGPSGAAIWSAPTIDVKRGAIYVATSNSYSNPPSATSDAILAFDLATGKLLWSQQATPKDAYVVACYGVDKTNCPEDHGPDHDFGQSPILVTLRDGRRVLAIAQKSGVVHGLDPDDGGKILWQTRIGKGGALGGSEWGSAADQDRIYVANSDVRFLRDGTRRLDSTQGGGLFSLDLASGTVVMEVPPVACGDRLQCSPALSAAVSLIPGVVFSGGVSGFLRAYASDGKLLWEFDTAQDYKAVNGVPAHGGAIDGPGPVIAGGMLYTNSGYGQWSGVAGNVLLAFEVGTE, encoded by the coding sequence ATGAGGCCGAGTTTTGTCGTAGCGGCTCTGTTGATCTGGTGCTCCGCGCCGGCACTGGCGCAGCAGGACGGCGCCGCGCTCTACGCAACCCACTGCGCGCAATGTCACGATGCCGGCGATGCCCAGAACCGCGCGCCCGCGCGCGGCGCCATGCAGGCGATGTCGTTCGATCACGTGCTGGGGACGCTGACCTCCGGCAGCATGGCCGCGATGGCGAAGGAGCGCAGCGACGACGAGCGTCGCGCGATTGCTGCTTTCGTCACCGGCAAGACCGCAATCAACAGCGCATCTGACGGGCAGGGCCGCTGCACGCAGCAGATCAGCGGCTTTCCGCAACCGCTCGACGGTCCACGCTGGAACGGGTGGGGCGTCGACCTCAACAACAGCCGCTTCCAGCCGGCCGATATGGCGGGACTGACCGCGGCACAGGTGCCGCGCCTGCGGCTGAAATGGGCCTACGCGTTTCCCGGGGCCTCGGTGTCCTTTGCGCCGCCGACGATCGTGGGCGGCCTGCTGTTCATCGGCGGCACCGACCGCAAGGTGCACGCGCTCGACGCGCGAACCGGCTGCACGCTGTGGACGTTCGCGATCGATGCGGCGGTGCGCGCCGCCATCACGGTCGCGCCGCTTCCCGGCTCCGATCAGTTCGCGATCTTCTTCGGTGATTTGCGTGCCAACGCCTATGCCGTGAACGCGCTGACGGGTGCGCTGATCTGGAAGACGAAGGTCGAGGAGCATCCGGCCGCGCGGATCACCGGCGCGCCGGTGCTGCATTCCGGCGTTCTCTACGTGCCGGTGTCCTCGCTCGAGGAAGCTGCCGGCTCGCAGGCCTCTTACGAATGCTGCACCTTCCGCGGCAGCGTGGTGGCGCTGGAGGCCGCGACCGGCAAGCCGGTCTGGCAAGCCTATACGATCCCCGAAGTGCCGCATCCGACCGACAAGAACGCGAAGGGCGTGCAGCTCTTCGGCCCGTCCGGTGCCGCGATCTGGTCGGCGCCGACGATCGATGTGAAGCGCGGCGCGATCTATGTCGCGACCAGCAATTCCTATTCGAATCCGCCATCCGCGACGAGTGACGCCATTCTCGCCTTCGACCTCGCGACGGGAAAGCTGCTCTGGAGCCAGCAGGCCACGCCGAAGGACGCTTATGTCGTGGCATGCTACGGCGTGGACAAGACCAATTGTCCCGAGGATCACGGACCCGACCACGATTTCGGCCAGTCACCGATCCTGGTGACCCTGCGCGACGGCAGGCGCGTTCTTGCCATCGCACAGAAATCCGGCGTCGTGCACGGGCTCGATCCCGACGACGGTGGCAAGATCCTGTGGCAGACGCGGATCGGGAAGGGCGGTGCGCTTGGCGGCAGCGAATGGGGCTCGGCGGCCGATCAGGACCGCATCTATGTCGCGAACTCCGACGTGCGTTTCCTGCGTGACGGCACCAGACGTCTCGACTCCACGCAGGGCGGCGGCCTGTTCAGCCTCGATCTCGCCAGCGGGACAGTCGTGATGGAGGTGCCGCCGGTCGCCTGCGGCGACCGTCTCCAATGCAGCCCCGCGCTTTCGGCGGCGGTGAGCCTGATCCCCGGCGTCGTGTTCTCCGGCGGCGTCAGCGGCTTCCTGCGGGCCTATGCCAGCGACGGCAAGCTGCTCTGGGAGTTCGACACCGCGCAGGATTACAAGGCCGTCAACGGCGTCCCGGCCCATGGCGGCGCGATCGACGGTCCCGGACCGGTCATCGCCGGCGGCATGCTCTACACCAATTCCGGCTACGGCCAATGGAGCGGCGTCGCCGGCAACGTGCTGCTGGCGTTCGAGGTGGGGACGGAGTGA
- a CDS encoding GFA family protein, which yields MIEARCSCGAVSLSLPGPTKLVAACHCIDCQRRTGAPFGVGAFYPVEAVTISGAPKGYVRAAASGGEVRFYFCSDCGSTVYWKADNLPAMIGVAVGAIADPDFPAPVRSVFEQSKHAWVEIGGSGVEHFEQSSARKSSG from the coding sequence ATGATCGAGGCCAGATGCAGTTGCGGCGCTGTTTCACTCTCGCTGCCGGGACCGACCAAGCTGGTGGCAGCCTGTCATTGCATCGACTGCCAGCGGCGAACCGGGGCACCGTTCGGTGTCGGTGCGTTCTACCCGGTCGAAGCCGTCACGATCTCCGGCGCGCCGAAGGGGTACGTTCGCGCCGCCGCAAGCGGGGGCGAGGTCCGCTTCTATTTTTGCTCCGATTGCGGCTCGACGGTCTATTGGAAGGCCGACAATCTGCCGGCGATGATCGGCGTTGCCGTCGGCGCCATTGCGGACCCGGATTTTCCGGCTCCCGTCAGATCGGTCTTCGAGCAGTCGAAACATGCCTGGGTCGAGATCGGCGGCTCGGGTGTCGAGCACTTCGAACAGAGCAGCGCGCGGAAGAGTTCAGGCTGA
- a CDS encoding TerC family protein: MPDYFDTDVLSVFLQIVLIDLVLAGDNAIVIGLASAGLPEAQRSKAIFIGIVAATILRVLLAGLATQILQIVGLLLAGGILLLWVCWKMWRELRTSSTGPADAMDAAGAIAGSKARKTLAQASWQIVVADVSMSLDNVLAVAGAAREHPMILIFGLGLSIAMMGVAASFIARLLQTYRWIAYVGLAVILYVAGDMVFRGTLDVINVASI; the protein is encoded by the coding sequence GTGCCTGATTATTTCGATACAGATGTCCTTAGCGTATTCTTGCAGATCGTTCTGATCGACCTGGTGCTCGCTGGCGATAACGCCATCGTCATCGGTCTTGCTTCAGCCGGACTTCCTGAGGCGCAACGAAGCAAGGCGATTTTTATCGGTATTGTTGCCGCGACGATACTGCGCGTCCTACTCGCCGGGTTGGCGACGCAAATCCTCCAGATCGTCGGCCTCTTGCTCGCTGGCGGGATCCTGTTGTTGTGGGTGTGCTGGAAAATGTGGCGAGAGTTGCGCACATCCTCCACAGGACCAGCAGATGCGATGGACGCCGCTGGAGCAATTGCAGGCAGCAAAGCTCGCAAAACACTCGCTCAAGCGAGTTGGCAGATTGTCGTGGCCGACGTTTCCATGTCTCTCGACAACGTTCTGGCCGTGGCAGGGGCAGCACGCGAGCATCCGATGATCTTGATTTTCGGCCTGGGGCTTTCGATCGCGATGATGGGCGTGGCCGCTTCTTTCATTGCGCGCCTTCTGCAAACTTATCGATGGATTGCTTACGTCGGTCTAGCCGTCATCCTTTATGTGGCGGGTGACATGGTCTTTCGCGGGACGTTGGATGTCATCAACGTTGCGTCGATATGA
- a CDS encoding site-specific integrase: MPMVRLGASSLGIKPEFPPTNRGANRYVIYWDTELKGFGLKITENGHRAWIVEYRPGAGGRGVSKKRIVLGSASTLTAEKARRAAKDALANARVGDDPATARADGRAAISVSDLADAFITDHVEPKRKDRTASTYRRLIDDFIKPKLGTARAVDLTRAEVAKLHLSLRKTAVTANRAIAVLSAIYSFGDARGLVPEGTNPTRKIEKYKEQSRERFLSVEEFQRLGAALRDAETRGIRWEPDPVKKAKHAPKPENRAVVVDQHAVAAIRLLLLTGARLREILHLRWLDWDKQRGLLNLPDSKTGKKSLVLNDAATAVLKNLPKLGRYVIAGESAGQKDERPRADLNRPWRAIRRRAGLEDVRLHDLRHSYAAVGAGQGLGLVQIGGLLGHSQPKTTARYAHLANAPLRAATNIIGDTIASALGGK; this comes from the coding sequence ATGCCGATGGTTCGATTGGGCGCGTCATCACTAGGGATCAAGCCGGAGTTTCCACCGACCAATCGAGGCGCCAACCGGTACGTCATTTACTGGGACACAGAGCTTAAGGGCTTTGGCCTGAAGATCACCGAGAATGGGCACAGGGCGTGGATTGTTGAGTATCGGCCCGGCGCGGGAGGTAGGGGCGTTTCTAAGAAAAGAATAGTACTGGGCTCGGCCTCCACATTAACCGCCGAGAAGGCGCGCAGGGCCGCTAAGGATGCGCTGGCAAACGCCAGAGTCGGCGATGACCCTGCGACAGCGCGAGCCGACGGGCGTGCAGCGATAAGCGTATCAGACTTGGCCGATGCATTCATTACTGACCACGTGGAACCAAAGCGGAAGGATCGAACGGCGTCGACATATCGCCGGTTGATCGATGATTTTATCAAACCGAAGCTGGGAACCGCGCGTGCTGTTGACCTTACCCGCGCTGAGGTCGCCAAGCTCCACCTATCACTGCGCAAGACAGCGGTCACGGCTAATCGTGCCATTGCCGTGCTGAGCGCTATTTATTCGTTTGGCGACGCGCGCGGACTTGTGCCGGAAGGGACGAACCCGACCAGGAAAATTGAAAAGTACAAAGAACAGAGCCGCGAACGCTTCCTGTCGGTTGAAGAATTCCAGCGGCTCGGGGCCGCACTGCGGGACGCCGAGACCCGCGGCATTCGATGGGAGCCGGACCCTGTCAAGAAAGCTAAGCATGCTCCTAAACCTGAAAACCGCGCCGTCGTGGTCGACCAGCACGCCGTTGCTGCCATTCGTCTATTGTTACTGACCGGTGCGCGCCTGCGGGAAATCTTGCACCTCCGGTGGCTGGATTGGGACAAGCAGCGCGGTTTACTCAATCTGCCCGACTCCAAGACTGGCAAAAAGTCCCTCGTTTTAAATGATGCTGCCACGGCTGTGTTGAAGAACCTGCCGAAGCTGGGGCGCTATGTCATTGCGGGCGAAAGCGCCGGCCAAAAGGACGAGCGGCCGCGCGCAGATCTGAATAGGCCTTGGCGCGCAATTCGCCGTCGCGCTGGACTTGAGGATGTCCGCCTGCACGACCTGCGGCACTCCTACGCTGCAGTCGGTGCGGGTCAGGGATTGGGTTTGGTGCAGATCGGCGGCCTGCTGGGGCATTCCCAGCCGAAGACCACAGCCCGATATGCCCACCTTGCCAACGCGCCGCTGCGCGCGGCAACCAATATAATCGGCGACACGATCGCCAGTGCGCTTGGGGGTAAGTAA
- a CDS encoding helix-turn-helix transcriptional regulator yields MHNLRVAEAAELLRLSKSTLDKLRCHGGGPTYFKLGRAIVYARADLDKWMLSRRRNSTAVAAQNNASKTVAA; encoded by the coding sequence ATGCACAATCTTCGGGTCGCGGAGGCGGCCGAACTACTTAGACTTTCGAAGTCGACACTCGATAAGCTCCGCTGTCATGGCGGGGGGCCGACCTATTTCAAACTAGGGCGAGCGATTGTCTATGCGCGGGCCGACCTGGACAAATGGATGCTGTCTCGGCGACGGAATTCTACCGCTGTTGCAGCCCAAAACAACGCGTCCAAGACGGTGGCTGCGTGA
- a CDS encoding phage/plasmid primase, P4 family, with translation MHSTAISNDNVINAGFGANDNRREPDAGVQPTEDAVAKVFANSYRNQLRYCHTAGAWFEWTGSHWCKDETGIASHYARVMAREMSKTCTSAKVLASIRKRSFASGVENFAKNEPMLARSYRAWDIDPFLLGTPDGTVDLRTGKLRAADPADCITKVTSIAPSDRADCPRWLAFLDQATGGDREMIRFLQQWCGYSLTGDTREHALVFAYGPGGNGKSVFLNTVSHIMLDYATTSSMDTFVESRGDRHPTDLAMLRGARLVTASETEAGKNWAESRIKSLTGGDPITARFMRQNFFTFMPLFKLCIVGNHQPRLQNVDDAARRRFNIIPFIQKPEKPDRQLESKLRDEASGILRWMIDGCLDWQQNGLVRPTSIVEATEAYFAEQDVFGQWLRDMCRVDDGSRSLSEFQADLFESWTKYAEAAGEKPGSRIALGKALENRGFAKKSTKRGVMHFGVQLTKAERENHHDSQGNE, from the coding sequence ATGCACAGCACTGCCATATCTAACGACAATGTTATTAACGCCGGGTTCGGTGCAAACGACAATCGGCGTGAGCCAGATGCAGGTGTACAGCCGACCGAGGACGCGGTCGCTAAGGTGTTCGCCAACAGTTACCGGAACCAACTACGCTATTGCCACACGGCTGGCGCATGGTTTGAATGGACCGGATCGCATTGGTGCAAGGACGAAACGGGGATCGCCTCCCATTACGCGCGGGTGATGGCGCGCGAGATGTCTAAGACCTGCACGAGTGCGAAGGTGCTTGCAAGTATCAGGAAGAGGTCGTTCGCAAGTGGCGTAGAGAACTTTGCGAAGAACGAACCTATGCTAGCCAGATCCTACCGTGCTTGGGACATCGACCCGTTCCTTCTGGGAACGCCGGACGGTACAGTTGACCTGCGCACTGGCAAGCTGCGCGCAGCGGATCCTGCCGACTGCATCACCAAGGTGACTTCCATTGCTCCGTCCGATAGGGCCGACTGTCCGCGGTGGCTCGCGTTCCTTGACCAGGCGACGGGCGGCGACCGGGAGATGATCCGCTTTCTGCAACAATGGTGCGGCTATTCGCTGACCGGCGACACGCGCGAGCACGCGCTTGTTTTTGCTTACGGTCCCGGCGGAAACGGCAAGTCGGTTTTCCTCAACACCGTGTCGCACATCATGCTGGATTACGCGACTACGTCATCAATGGATACGTTCGTTGAGTCCCGCGGCGATCGTCATCCGACCGATCTTGCCATGCTTCGCGGCGCGCGCCTGGTGACCGCCAGCGAAACTGAGGCTGGTAAGAACTGGGCGGAAAGCCGCATCAAGTCGTTGACCGGCGGCGATCCGATCACGGCGCGGTTCATGCGCCAAAACTTTTTCACCTTCATGCCACTGTTCAAGCTGTGTATCGTCGGCAATCACCAGCCGCGGCTCCAGAATGTCGACGACGCAGCCCGTCGACGGTTCAACATCATTCCGTTCATTCAGAAGCCCGAAAAACCTGATCGCCAGCTCGAGTCCAAGCTTCGCGATGAGGCGTCCGGAATTTTGCGATGGATGATTGATGGTTGTCTTGATTGGCAGCAAAACGGACTGGTGCGGCCGACGTCAATCGTGGAAGCGACCGAAGCGTATTTCGCAGAGCAAGATGTCTTTGGGCAGTGGCTGCGCGATATGTGTCGCGTCGACGATGGCAGTCGGAGTCTGTCGGAGTTTCAGGCAGATTTGTTCGAGTCGTGGACGAAATACGCCGAGGCAGCAGGCGAGAAGCCCGGCAGCCGCATTGCCCTGGGAAAGGCGCTGGAAAATCGTGGCTTCGCTAAAAAATCAACGAAGCGTGGAGTAATGCATTTCGGCGTTCAGCTTACGAAAGCCGAGCGCGAAAATCACCACGACAGCCAGGGTAATGAGTGA